The Canis lupus dingo isolate Sandy chromosome 18, ASM325472v2, whole genome shotgun sequence genome includes the window AGAGATTATAGTTTTTGAGTCATGTGCTACATagattttgtatttctagaagtaaattaaataataagtCTTTTTCACATCTTTCCCCCTCATCTTTCTAACAAAGTAGATTAGGTGCATTCACATgatcatagtttttaaaagaatagtaaaTTTTGTCTGAAATATCTGAGTATTTGCTAAAACAAactaatctgtattttttttaaatgttgcttatTTTCCTGATCAACCCAAATCATTCCATGTAGTTTCCACTTTAGGTCTGAAACAGACTCCACAAATTAAACTTgcactgtatttttcaaatgcgATTTAATCTGTTCCCTGACAAAAAGTCTTCTGCAGATTAGATCTAGCAGAATTTTACTGCcattaagggaaaaaatcaaggaaaacttAAGCTAATTGATCAGCTCATGCAGCAAGTCAATCATGAAGTAAAGACAGAATTTTGATTAAAactttaacttgcatttcctttCCCTAAATCACAGAAAAGAATTTTTGGGAGAAGTTATACTAGAGCACTCAATTCTTTTAAGTTAttgggaataattttaaaagcctaaaaGGCAATTATTAATTGAGTGAGATGGCTTATTTGACCACTATCaatatcttttcttcattttattggcATAAAGGATAGCAAAATATCAATTCATGTCATTTGATGTTAACTCTCATACCCTGGGTAGatttatatgattttcttttcaaaacccTACTTTAAAGAGTTATGTACATAAATATGAATGGTAGCTCCACtgaaaggcaaaaggagaaggaaagtgtTATAGTTTTGGAAATCCATTGTAAATATATTGGATTATGAATAGTTAacataagacattttaaatactAAGGCTCAGTGTTCTATGTAGCTGACGCAGGGAATTGGCAGTATAATAGAGTGGAAAGTTGAAAGCTTCTTTCTCAAAAATTCTTCCCTAGTCTATCGATGACACTTGAAAGTCTACCagcacaaaaatatttctctgtgcTGACGTTTAATAGTTATTACTAAAGACATATTAATAGAGCTGGTTGTACATTATTATACTGACAGGAGTTAAATTCAAtgggaatgaaagagaaaagaaggaaagagatgtTAAGATAGGCAATGTGCTAAGTGAAGGGAGCACACACTTCCAGGATACAGTTAGGAAAAGGTGAAAAATTCTTGTACATCAATTAAAAAGAAGCCAATTTATGTGAGTAAGACCTTATGGGAGACTCTAAAATCCAAGCTATACTTACCACCATTATCCTCATTGCCTTACTGAGTGTCAAAGACATTTGAGAtcataatgttttgaaaaatagagataatcGTACTTCTCTTGCTATCCATTTATTGACTATGAAATATAATcaattcttcatttgtaaattaagCATATTTACAAATTAGCATAAGACAAATATAACTGATTATactgcttcataaatatttcatggttctggggcagcacaggtggttcagcagtttagcagcaccttcagcccaggttgtgatcctggaaaaccgggatggagtcccatgtcaggctacctgcatggagcctgcttctccctctgcctgtctctctctctctctctctctctctgtgtgtgtgtgtctctcatgaataaataaataaaatctttaaaaataaataaataaacacacaataaataaataaataaataaataaataaataaataaataaatatttcatggttCTAAATACATTGGttggtttttctatttgtttcctttccacGTGGGACATACAGCAGGAAATTTCTCACATATAACTTTATCCACTTATTGTACTAcatacattttcagttttttgtgttttctctcaatGTATTTTCTCAATACTAAAGAATAAGAACAGCAAAGACACATTTTTCCTTGTCTAAAAACACCATTTTTGTAAAGCTTTTGGGGCATAATATTCAGTCATGTTTTATAGTATATGTTAATAGAATGATTACataaatatactgtattttacaGTGTTAGTCTTCATTTCAGGCACCCAAGATGTTTATCACTAATTAATATTTtcaggaaaggaataaaaagatcTGCAGAAAAGCCTTCatcaattaaatacaaatttctgttttattcgACCTTTGGACACTTTTCATTATAATCTGCCCCTTATCAACAAATGATATGTATctccatatttaaatatatatcataagaATTCATAATTTATCTAATTTCAGGTAGCCACAAACTGCTCTGGATCATGGAAAATAGGAATAACATCACAGAATTTATTCTTTTAGGACTTtctcagaaaaaggaaatagaagtccTCTGCTTTTTACTGTTCTTACTCTGTTACATTGCAATTTTGATTGGAAACCTACTTGTCATGATTTCTATCATCTGCAGTCAACTTATTAACCACCCaatgtatttcttcttgagtttcCTATCCCTGGCAGACCTTTGTTACACCTCCACTGTGACCCCCAAGTTAATCATTGACTTGCTGTCTGAAAAGAAGGTCATTTCCTACAATGGCTGCATGACACAGCTCTTTACCATGCACTTCTTTGGAGGAATTGAGGTCTTCATCCTCACCGGGATGGCCTATGACCGttatgtggccatctgcaaaccccTGCACTACACCCTCATCATGAGCCGGTGGAAATGTGATGCCATTCTTGCAGCTTCCTGTATTGGTGGATTCCTTCATTCCTTCGGTCAGTTTCTCCTTGCCATCGTTTTACCCTACTGTGGCCCCAATGAAATAGATCACTTCTTCTGCGATGTGTACCCTTTGCTGAAGCTGGCTTGCAAGGATACAAGCAGAATCGGTCTTCTGGTCGTTGCCAATTCGGGACTGATGGGTCTGGTGACTTTTGTCGTCTTGTTGGTATCCTATGCTGTGATCCTATATACTATCAGGTCCTACTCTGCAGAGAATCGTCACAAAGCTCTTTCCACATGCAGTTCCCACATCACTGTGGTGGTTCTCTTTTTTGCTCCTTTACTCTTTATTTATATTCGACCAGCAACTACATTACCAGAAGACAAAGTGTTTGCTCTTTTTTACACTGTCTTTGCCCCTATGCTCAACCCTCTCATATACACACTAAGAAACATGGAGATGAAGAATGCCATAAGGAAATTTTGGTGCCACGTCATGGGAAGTAAGGACATAAACTGAAAGGCATCCTTATTTTCCCCACAGAGCTTGTTGAATATATGACTTCTCTACTCTGAAACCTTTAAAATGCATAATGcttgcctctgtgtctctatgtAACATGGGTAGCCCTAAATATGAGCAAAAGATTAAGATTCCCCATATTTACCCAGACTCCTCTCTGCTatactttttctagttttcttatttatatctcTTCTACCCCATTGATCCCTTGTCTGTGCAACTAACTTAGAATATTTATCAGCAGACAACCCAAGGCACCGTGCCACACAGATTAACAATGCAAGCCCATGTAGCTCATTTTGGGGTATTGGCTACATTCAATGAAGCCAATTCTAGCCACCAAACAATGCtaaaaaaattctgaactttTACCTGCATCTATTAAAGAATATCCTAACAGTTCCAATTTATATGCCATGATATTTCTCAACAAATTCAGCTTCTACTCTGGTCATTTTTATAGCCAGTGGCATTCTGGGCACACATCTCATATGCCCAACACTAGCATATCATCCCAAGCCCCACAACAAAACCTTTACTTTTGCTCCAAGGCACTTATTCTTCTAACTCTGTTCATATATAAACAAATTGTACCTCTCCAGCTAATTCTAGCACCTTTCCCTGGAAAAGTGAGATATAAGGATGGAAAAAATTAATGTGACATTCACATTTCTGTTATTGGTGAGCTTACATTTTTCTTAGAATGAGCAAGTGGAAAATATCACTTAAACTCAATGGTGCATTTTTTAGCACTGTAGGATTGAaaggaaggttttgttttgttcggggtttgttttgttttgtttttatttttattttttaataaagatttatatttatttatttatttatttatttatttatttatttattcattcattcatgagagacacacacagagagagagagagagagaggcagagatataggcagagggagaagcaggctcctcgagagaagcctgatgtgggactcgatcccagggcctgggatcatgccctgagccaaaggctgatgctcaactactgagccatgcaggcatcccttgtttttgtttttagtggtaATTTAAAGTCACCttggagaaatttaaaatttgccCCAAATCAGAAACATCTAGGATTAAAATCAGGCCATTGAATAATTGATTAGAACAGAAGAGAAACttgaaaattctttgtaaactCTTTGAACATGAAATGCTTGCAGAAGAATTTGTTTCAAGTTGATACAGGAGACATACTAAATAAAGATGGGTTACTGTTGCTGAGGCTTTCCTAAAATGGGTGGAGAGCGTGAAGAGAAAAATAGCAGTGTTGTgactcagttttttgttttgttttgttttgtttttgtgactcAGTTTAAAATAGCCAACAAGTGGAAGTGAAAATATCGACTgcaaaaattcttgaaaaatacaCTGATATACTTTAAGTTGTTCTTTGTCTTTCAACAGCTATATCAGAGGCCTCAAGAAAGGCTTAAACAGGTACAAGTCAGAGAACAGCCGCAGAACAGAAATGTGAAAGATCACTTTCTGCTGTACAATGAGCAGAGGCTCTGGGAAAGACCAGCAAAACTGTGAACTTTGACATTGCTTCAGAAGCTTTGTCCTCCAGTCCAGTCAGATTTGTATTATTGAAAACTAAAACTTCTCACCTTCTCAAGAACATCTTTGTCATCACTTCATTgattcccctttctttctcttcaagaGCAATTATCCTCTCTCCAACGGAATCATTGATATCTACATAAAACTGTAGGGAAAATGATGAGATTCTTTGCAATTTAGTGAATGTCCTTACTTCCATTCATATTATTCTCCTTTCATTGTCTTTGATTAGGATATTTTACAATGCTATAGATAAGGAAGTTAACTCATAGAAAATACTAGCAATGCCAAGAATGCCTGTCCATAGAAATGCAAAACAGGTCCAATGAAATGCAACTGATTGGAGCCTTGTGGATATTTTGCTAGTTTTGCATCTACTTACAAATTCATTTCAGCATTCCTTACCAGACTAAATGTGTGGAACATATTGTGGTGGTCTGAACCAATGGTAACATCTTATTGGTTTCTGCATTCAAACTgagttaaataaaacctttgatgTGTTGGttcattatttacataaaaatcatgattatatcctcttttaaaatttatcctttaacaaaataaactttctttcatccaaaataaaacaaacaggggcacctggctagatGAGTGGGTaaaatctcagagtcctgagttcaagctccatgctgggcatgaagcctattagaataaaaataaaaataaaccaaaaaattccCTTCTGTTCCTTGTTTTCCAATCCAATTCCCCcgttctgatttttttcatcttacaCTGTATGTAATaattttccttctccagatttaCTTAATTTCTCAAATCAGATTATCTCCTCTCCCACTTCACTGAAGCTGCTCTTTTCAGGATTGTCAATGGTTTCTGCATTGATGTATCTGGAATTTCACAGAGTTGAACCCTCTTTTTACCTTGAGACATTTTGATTTGGCTTTGGGGTCACCATACTCTGCTGGTTTTCCTCTTACCAAAAATCTTTTCATTACACTTGGTTGTCTCACTAAACTCTATGTTGGACTGTCATAGGGCTTGGGgcttaaaactcttttttttttcatcatttcacaCAATCTAGTGGTTTTAAATAGTCTTTATGTGTGGATGAGCCCAAAATTTTAATCTTGCAACACTAACCTCTCCCTTGAACCCCTCCTTCTCTCCATGTACCCATCCATGCTCAGTGAATTATTGTAATAAACCCCGATCTGGTCTGCTTTCTTCTGTACTTGCTCTCACTTTTTATTGTCAACTGGGCAACATTATTCAAAGTCAAAAAGCTAAGTTCTAGGCACTCCACATAATTTGGACCCCTTACTTCTCTAATGACATCTCCTGCTTGTTCTATCCACCTTCATTGGCCTGTTATCTTGAACTTCCCCCGCATGGCTGGTCCTGGGAAGCATCCCTATTCAGGTATTTGTACAGCTAGTCAACTTATTCTCCTGACTCATTATTCAGAAGTCAACTTCTCTGTGAATTCTTTCCTGgccaacttcttttttaaagtttttatttaaattccagttagttaatttAGAGTGtagtattagcttcaggtgtgcaacatagtgatttaacacttccatataatacccagtcatcacaacaagtgcactacttaatccccatcacctatttcatccctccccccacctgcctcttcccctatggtaatcatcagtttgttctttacagttaagagtctatttcttggtttgcctccttctctctcttcttttccctttgcttatttgttttgttactcaaactctacatatgagtaaaatcacatggtatttgtctttctctgactgactaattttacttagtattatactctctagctctatccatgtcattgcaaatggtaagatttcattcttttttatggcttagtaatattccattatagatatataccacatcttctttatccattcatcagtcgatagGCTGCTCGATGTCTTTAGAATGTCCATACACATTCACATCCATACCTGGATTCTTTTGATCtctcttcattgttttattttatccttatacttaaaagtattttacctgttatattttttatgtattaaccTTATTCAGTGACTGTATCAATTAAATGCAAGCTCAAGGAAGGCATGGTATCTGTGGGTTTTTTCACTATGTTCCTGGAATAATAGCTAGTGTATAATAACTAATAAATAtgtgtggaatgaataaatactaaatacGTATATTGAGAAAAATTGCTAATGACAGAGAATACCTAAAAAAGGGAGTATattaataaaactatatatttatcaCCTAATACATTCTttagatatattcagaaatatcTCTGGGTTCCAAATTCTCTCCCCCAAAAATTATTTGTCCTTTCCAAAACAAATTCCTTATTGAATTAATGCCTGAGAAAGCAAATATACTTTCATGGTTCTTATTTTGCATACTATTTCAGATGTTGCCTACCTAGATTTCTTATTTACTGTCCTGACAGGCCACTGTACCCTGCTGGAAAAAGTGTAAACATTGCTTTTAAAgaggccatagtttgccaagaTCATTGTTCTAAAGAAGATAACTTTAAGGGACTATTAAGTGGGAGAAAGCCTACAACACTTTTGGATCATTATGAGTATCTTCATGTCTCATATTCAGATGTTATGTGATATGAAACACATTAACTTCTCTTCCCTAGATgcattatatatttgttcattggTAAGTCTGtacaatgtatatatttcatttggttttgctctttataaatgttttattttagctattgttCAATTATGGGTTATTTTGAGTGGTTTTAATACGTATATCACTGTGTTAATTTGTAGTGGAAACGTACTTCTGCAGTGTATATTGTTACTGATATTAAAATACTTTGTAGCATAATGTTATCCCCAAGCAAAAGCTAGTATTTAATTGTACAACTGAATAAGCAAGCTGCATGTTATTGGTTGCTTCTGACAGGCTAAgcctcttaaaagaaaaatgtttttccccTATGCATTCCACCTGCACCAAATATATATCCCAGACATGACATGATATCTGcaagttgaattttattttatttatttatttttaaagattttatttatttattcatgagagacacagagagagaggtagaaacacaggcagagggagaagcaggccctatgcaggggacccgatgtgggactcgatcctgggtctccaggatcatgccctgggccgaaggcaggtgctaaaccgctgaaccacccagggatcccctgcaagcTAAATTTTAGCCACTGTATTCATTTAGCAAAAATAATTCCATCGTAGCGTATCTGAAagcgttgttgttgttgtttttctgtgaCTTAACACCAtgttattcttattatttttttttagattttatttatttattcatgagagacacagagaggagagaaagagacacacacacaggcagagggagaagcaagctccatgcagggagcccaacatgggactcgatctcgggtctccaagatcaggccctgggtcgaaggtggtgctaaactgctgagttaCCCGGctgcctcttattttttttaaaaaacacagccAGCAGATGGGATGGCCATggcatttttttcagagaatatcCTTTATTAGACAGAAGCCTTTGGAAATAATTGCTAAAACCTTTTGATTTTCAAGAACAATCTAATAAATCCACAAAGTGTCTTTGAACAGCCTTGAATTGGCATTTCTATGAAGATGCTGTATAATATGGATTGTATGAGGTGGTTATGATGTTAGTAGCTTTCAATGActgaaaagcagaaggaaaaattttCTGGGTAGTTTAAAATTGTACAAATCACTTTGCTCCTCATTCCTGCTTAACCTTGGTCTGCAAAGTCTACACAAGAGCACTCTTGCTCAGATGCTACTGTGAGCTTCCTGGAAGGTGTTTAGAAGTacacaacagatgaatggataagaagatgtggtctatatgtacaatggaatattagccatcagaaaggatgaatacttcgCAGAAACTGGaagtattatgctgggtgaaataagtcaatcagagaaagacaattttcatgGTTTCACTcaagtggaatataagaaacactGCAAaagatcatagaggaagggagggaaaattgaatgggaaggaatcagagagagagacaaaccatgagagtctcaactctgggaaacaaactgactgttactggaggggtggtggatggtggggtggggtaactgggaaatggacattaaggagggtttGTGATGTGATGAACAGAGAGTGTTCATAACATTTGGTTATGAGGCTGGTAAAACAAGTTTAAGAGAGATGAAAATGTTGTGAGTCTTGGTAATTATAACTGAACAGTTGTCAAAAGTTAACACAGCTTGTCCTTGGTCCTGGTTTTATTCCCTACACAGtgccttattttgttttcatgttcagaaacaaaatatagaGATTGATGTATAAGTTGCATGTTATTTGACATCCTTATTATGTAACCCACTCTTCACCTATTCAGTCTTCCACATAGGGCTGGCCTCACAACTATAGGATGTATGACAAATGTAATATATCTAgttgaatttaatattttttattagtctGTAAATAAAGATGGCatcaactacattaaaaaaaaaaaaaaaaaacga containing:
- the LOC112663122 gene encoding olfactory receptor 4P4-like, yielding MENRNNITEFILLGLSQKKEIEVLCFLLFLLCYIAILIGNLLVMISIICSQLINHPMYFFLSFLSLADLCYTSTVTPKLIIDLLSEKKVISYNGCMTQLFTMHFFGGIEVFILTGMAYDRYVAICKPLHYTLIMSRWKCDAILAASCIGGFLHSFGQFLLAIVLPYCGPNEIDHFFCDVYPLLKLACKDTSRIGLLVVANSGLMGLVTFVVLLVSYAVILYTIRSYSAENRHKALSTCSSHITVVVLFFAPLLFIYIRPATTLPEDKVFALFYTVFAPMLNPLIYTLRNMEMKNAIRKFWCHVMGSKDIN